Part of the Zingiber officinale cultivar Zhangliang chromosome 6A, Zo_v1.1, whole genome shotgun sequence genome, TAGCTAacattttccttatttattgcctctctttgtggtccaaaattaataatggttgggttgtgtgagtagcttatttagttgtttccgaattatgcaaggacttacaatgtggaagttatctctttgtgaattgttagatgatgaccttttgtatcttatgagttgctctacaaatttcttgtttgtaCTCTCCTTATGGTTTTCGTCTATATGCCATGACTTAATCTTGTTTTTCCTCCTATCTCACAGTCTCTAGGTATACATCTTTAACGTTTTACCTAGCATTTTTCTACCGTCCAAGGAATATCTGATATATGTTGGGAATCCCTAAATTCTGTACCTGTGTttgtttcatttgctagtttaattttcttgtctaatcttataatttattattttttctttttacaatCCCATTTAAATTTTTACTATGTTGAACTACATACTTTGTTGATGACTCCTTGAGCATAATACTACTGTGGCAAAAGTACATTCGAAATTCATTGTTGATGACAAATTTTTATTTCCTACTTCCATGTTGTTGGACCTTGCAAGTATCATCGCGAATGACAATTATGATGCTTCATCAAGCACAACTATGTTAATCTATATGTATGTTAGTGATTGCTTAAGAATAATGAAATGAAGAGCTTGTAAAGGCATTTCGTGTATGAtccatagtatattgatatacaaaacatctatatactgcagtttgatttcttaatagtttgctCTATATACTTTTGCTTGGACGAGCAGTGCAAATTACCCGTGAATTGCACGTGCATTGcagctaaatttgttagattttctctttgtattgatgaaatgggaatgtaaaatctatttttccagctagaatgtagtgaatgttatagctcttaatctacactttggttcttttaggtgtcctatgTAATTATTAAAGTTGTGCGTATGTGATTTCTATTTTGAGAAATTTGTGGAATTGTTTTAGCTCTACAAACAATTCACCCTACCATAACTCATCATGATGATCCAATTCTTTTGGTTCAAGTTTTAATTGGAAGATTTTGAACTCATGTTTTTTACTTTCACTTATGCTTTTGTCATGGGTCTGGCAACTTgttacttgcaaaatggaaaagcatattgtGCCTACCAAATACTCAAAGGTAATGCAGTCTGGAAAATGACACCGAAAATtacatgaatattttgtttcaagatgttaatggatgtaatgcgctttgcatggattctattgatcttggatgatagttcacttaaataatgttagctgcatgcagtgctaattatttagtaaactatgctaagctaggtatcactgctcctagtagattccatgtactgttattctctaataaacacctctttttgtttccttcatttggtttgtttttgccttctatgcactacagattggttaattacattctccttttggaattctgaaatttgataagttttgttaaatttttctcttgcaggtcgggTAATTCatgaggcttgagtttttttttgatgcaagaagtgagctttgttaggatgtagcttgccttgctaatttataaattaaaagtcatatggagaacaacaaatggaaaacatgtgatttaatgtatatggagaacagtaatggaaaacatgtgtattttgatgagtaacaactcatttggtatatttttgtatatgttgctacaagatgaattatatatggatgcctttattttggatttaatgtagcaaatatttagttttgtattggtagtttgcttatagtaaaataagattggttgtttggtattaatgaacattaaagacaatagttaaaaatgttgtaaaaactaggtaaaccacaacgaatttttttttataatagtgataaaagacaacgattttatccgttgtaaaatatattaaaactgttgtaaaaaaaaataaaacgcgtcaaatattatctaccacgaTAATTTATATCTGCTGTAAAAAAGTCTACCACAAcaatttatttctgttgttgaaattatttatcacaacggttttaaaacgttgtcatattcttcgtagccaaattttgagcatataaacaacaacggataaaaaccgttgtcaaatgtctacaaagacaacggattcaaaaccgttgtcgtagggtcatacattctacaacacccttagttacaacggttttttaacACTACAACATttacagtttttgttgtagtgggagtTTTTGGAATAACCACAAGAGTAATGAAATTGAATTGCTTTAATAAACGTTCAATTATGAAAAATTCATCAACTGTAGCAAAAACTGGAGGgccaatttttttttctaaaatatagAATAATAGTATTTAATACATTTAAAAAATTAGGAAAacagtgtatttttttttaaaaaaaatcaattatatgatatcaaattttttaataacTCTCATTCAATTTAGATAATCATATAATCCCGTTAAAAACTTCTTTTCCAGTTATTACAAAGTGTTATTTTAACTtttctataaaaaaatattttttaaatttcatgaTTATTATTTGACTTTCAGTTAAAAAACTTGTAATACAAACTCAATAATATTGGAACCTCAATCATTCTTAAACATGgcaactaataaatttaaaaattcacaataataaatttttaagttaaaaattcaaacttaaaaattcataaatATTATCCCCTAATATTATCGTAACTTTAAGAATCATAATTAAATATTCGATATAATTTAAGAGTTgtcaaattttatttcaaaatcgAACAATTTCATAATTTAACCTACAAATCGAATTAAATGGATAAAATTCTAATTTGAGTCAGCACACGAATCAACCAATCAAGTTAGAATTGTGCTTTAAAACTCTCACAATTGCAATTAACCGACCTAGCAAAATTTTCGATAATCAacaacaaaaattcaaatcatGATCCGGAAACAAGTTTAAAACTCTTAAAAAACAAAGCAAAATTGATTTAGGTCAGAGTAAGCTGGTTACAGGATGATTTTACCCAAATTGCTATTGAAAACTTGAAGGGAGGCGTTGGTCATGACTAGGTTtggttagaaatttttaaaaatcagcatCATAGTGGTGAGGAGACCAAGACCAACTTGGTCTAGTCTGCTCTTAGATTAGGCTAAATGTGGTCTGATTTCTAGGAGATCATGCACAAACATTCTAGCTGAAAGCTAATATAATACTAGAGCACCTCTAGGAAACCTTAAATAAGTAATGGAGGCACATTTGGACTTCTTGCATACTCAGAAACCTATAAGATCTGAAATGGATATAATTTGAGTTATCTAAGTCGATAAATATGTTTTGACCAAAACACACTGATAAACTTAAACTATTTGGATTTCTATAAACTTGCACTTATCAGATAAGGTTGAGTTAAAGAAAGATAGATATAATGTCAAATCTTGATGTTGATCAAGAAAAACTATGAGCCTAGTGTAGGAGGCCAAGATCACTTTGGACCTGATCTGAGAGCAAATCAAGTCCAATTGCACCCAAAGTGGAGTGATTACTTAACTGTATTCTTCTAGAGATCAGAATCACTTTAGACCTGATCTGAGAGAAATTAGGACCAATTAGTCTTAGTCTCTTTATCATCATGGTACTGGTTTTTAGAAATTAACAACGCAATGATTTATTGCATGCATATaaaggaaaaagagaaaaagaaaagtttactCGGatgaaggagaagagaaaagttaCATATAAAGAATAAAAGAGATTAAAAGGTCTAAATCaaggtggcaaaagacgaatacgttcgTTCGCAGCACCCCCGCCAACCTATCCCgcggtcaacacggaggaggtaaatcatgggcggctactagcctttggaatattgattagcacataaggaagatatttacctcggctttattGAGATTTGAACCCTAGATCTTATGATGATAACACCTCATATGTTAAATATTAGATTCATTCAAGGGGACTAAAAAGACCATCCAAACTCAATATGCCTGTGATCATTCTCGTATAATCATACgtgatttgagaattttttaaatttacatGTGCCAATCAATTCCCGTTCTCGAAAAGGTAGACACCCTCACAATTCTGTCATTCATTTACCTTTTCAAATGTTGCAACTTGCATTTATATTATGGTTGAAGTTTCAAGGACAAAAAAAGGTATTAGGATTCTTCTATAAGTCCATCAAATGAGTTGACTTTCAATACATTAGAAATTAGATTTACGAAGATTTTGTTTGCATAAATAGTAAATCTAGCATCCAAGCCTATTCATCCCTCTTGGTAAACAGACCCTTCACGGATGGACAAGTGAATCGGTTTTTAAAGATCGAAGTTCAATTAAACTATTTTTGATGCAAAATATGTAATTTTATTGACAATTAAATGAAACACTTTATCTTTATACATACTCAAAATACTAGCTTCTTATCTAAAATTTAGTTAATAcactaatattaattaaaatctggaattattctaatttaattaaaattcatcTAATACTACTATAACAATTACTATaaggaaaaaattaaataaaaagtaTTCCTTTTCGCCAAAGGACATCTTTTTCATTTATTACTCATCCCatcttattctattttttattttcaaaaatattcttattttCAATAATAGTGTAGCAACTATGAGATAATAGTTGTTACATAGTATGATTTTATAAATTCTATAATTACACAGTTATAGCGGTTATAATTAATTTCGTAACTAATAGATATAATATTTATTAGTGttgataaataataaaaagaCTATATCCTAGCAAATATAAATTGGAgctattataatataattttgaCATTGATGATTATTATAACTGTAATCtcataattattacaatataatATTTATAAAGATTAACTGAGATGAATTATTTATGTTATAAGTAATTATAATTGTAGTAATATAATATTAGAATGGGATCCCTTGGATCATCTTTCTTGGTCCAAGAAAGGTACATTGGAAGGCAATGACCTCATATATTAAATAGATGGAGATCATTGTCTCCCACCACTACGTGATGATCTAGTATTTATAGATCAGAGGATTTCTTCCTTATAATATTGACGGATATTGATccgaattaaataaaatatttatattataataattataaagtactataacagttatatcaaaattttataaacGAAATATATATATCTACGTGGAGGGATGACCATGTTATTACCTCTTTTTGTTGCGTTTTGAATAAATGGTTGGGATAACCTTCTTTTATGCTTTACTGTCCAGAACTCGAGTCTTCGGCAAAGAGTATTCCTTTCCGCCTTTTGTTGTCCACTGTTGGTACAATTTGGGAGTTTGGCATCGCCAAGTTAATCTGATGCCCTAGTCCACCATTTTGGAATTTGTGTTTTGTGAAGATGATCCTGGAAAATGATAACCTCTCTATGCATGCGACATCCGTCTCAGCACTTCACTGGTTCTTGTCCTTCTTGCTCGGTTGAGAGGCTGTCAAATGTTGGAACTGCTGAACAGAGTGTGGAAGCATCTAGGAATGTAGGTCAGGAAATAGTCAAAATCCCAGATATATAGATGTAGTTCCTATTGTTAAGAATAAAACTAGTGAAGCCGGGACTAGAAAGACTCCAATACTTGTttcaattggatgatgatttggaTGTTGACAGAAGTACACGTAGTGTGCCAGAAAAACATTTGCCATCAACTTCAAATGCTTGTGAATCTGAAATTAGTTCCCGTGATGGCTGCGATTTCTCTAAGGATGCTAACATCAAAATCAACTCTTATGGAGGAACTAGGATGATCGAGAATGATTCCAATTCTTCCGAGGGGATTACATTTATTGCCAATGAGATCAGCGACTTTGCAGAGATCTGCGTTGCCGGTGGGTCCTACCTTGCTCTCCGTGGACGTGGATTAAGGTGGTGTTTAGTTTTCTCCTAGGAATCATAATGagaataaatatcatattattgtaGAATAAGAATGAGTATAagtttgggtatcattcttaaaaataatgtttagttagttgaatattttcaataaaatgaacttaaattatcttttttaaccttagaggaaaataaggaaaaaaaattaaatgaaagagaaagttgaatgtgagagaaaaatatgatgagagagaaagtgtgatgagaaaaaaaaaagagggaaagtgtgatgaaagaaaatgaggagagagagcatgataggagagattaagaagagaaaaagtatgatgagagagaaattgtgctgagagagaaagagtaataggaaaaaataaagagagagagaaagtgttatgaaagaaaatgagaaattaaggagagaaagtatgatgagaaaatgtgataggagagaaagtgtgatgagaaaaaatgaagaaagagaaactgtgataagagaaaataaggagagagagtgtgatggaagagaatgaagagagagaaagtgtgatgagaaaaaatatacagagagagattgaggagagagaaagtatgatgcaaaaaaaataaggagagaatgaagagagagaaagagcagagagagtatgatggaagagaatgaagagaaagaaagtgtgatgggaaaaaatatggagagagagtatggtaagagagattgaggagagagaaagtatgatgaaaaaatgaggagagaatgaagagagggaaaataATGAGagtgtgtgtgtgatgagagagaatatatagagagaaaatagtagagaatatgtgatgagagaaagtatgttgagagagaaaatatgatgatagaatgaggagagagaaagtatgatgagagagaacaaggagagagagtgaaatgaaagaaaaattgaacaaatatactaagagtATTTTCGTCCAAACTTAATTGTTATTTTCATTCCATTAAAACCCAAGAGAGGAAGTGGGTTTCctccatacccaaatttttaggtttcattccaaaattttgattccattcccatcaaccaaacacaaggtttgggaatgaatccattccctcattccctcattcccaaacctctaaaccaaacgccccctaaatagCCAAGTTTGATTGGGGTTGGGGTTGTGGTTGGGGTTAAGCACCAGGGATtctctggtccgcaaattgcggaccaggggatggtTCACTATATGTGAACCTTTAATTTAGATGGACCCCATCTATTTAAAAATAGAGTCCATCCAAATCAAAGGTCCTCATCATTATACCATCCCTGGTCCGTAATTTACGGACTAAAAGATCTGCTCTCTGGGGTTAAGCCGCAAACTAAAACCACAAAGCTCCTGCGCTGGATTCGGCTTCTCTCTTCCTGGCGGCGATGCTCCGTTTTCCGTcgctagggttccggcgtgctCTTCTATGATCCCGGTGCAACGGGCCTTTCTTAGCCGAGCCATCGCTGCAAGACTCTTTCCCTCGCGCACCTCCCTTCGCTTCAACTCCTCAATCCTCTCGCTGGTTGAGCCACCCAACTACTCCAGTGACGACGTCGATAGAGACGCCACCGATAAGCTTCCCGACGCAAAGTTTCGCTCTTGCTGCCCCGGAGTGCCCCGAGCGGGCCTCTTCCTCCTCGTCTCCGTCGTGCAGAGGACCCTCGACTGGACCACGGTCCGAGAAATTAGATTCGCTGAGGCGGCAGGCGCGTACGGCTTCCCGCATGCGGTGGAGGCTTTCTCGATGCTCATGGGGGTTTTCTCGTCGGCGGGAATGCAACGGGAGATTAGGCTGTTGCTAGCTGGGGTTCTGAGCTTCGTTAGGAATGTGGATTGCGACTTGTTGGTGGTGCTATCAGCAGTAGTGCTGCATGCTGGTGGTTCTCTGAGCTCTCTCAATGTATATGGGACTGCTATCCTTCTTCTAGCAGAAGACTCCATGATCGAACATGCACTAGAAGTCTACTTTGAAGCGAAAAGAATGGGGCTTCCGATTGGAGCTCCCTTATCTAACCTTTTGCTCAAAGTTTTGGTCAGAAGCAATAATTCCGAAATGGCAAAGGATTTATTTAATCACATGAAAATCTGCGGACCGAAGCCAAATGTTTATAGTTACACTATCATTATGTATATGTATACTACCCAAGATATCTTGGACATAAATGAAGCTAGTAAAATTCTTGATGAAATGGAAATGGAAGGTGTGAAGCCAAATGTAGTGACATATGATACGTACATCAGGGGGCTTTGTCGAGCAGGAGATGTTAAGTCTGCAAAGGAATTTCTTCAGGACTTGCAGTCCAGAGACTTGCCATGCAATACCAATTGTTATAATGCTCTGATACTTGGTTTTTGTAGGGAGGGTGAGTTGGAGAAAGCTTTGTCAGTAGTTCAGGAGATGAAAGAACGTGGACCAAAGCCAGATGTACATAGCTACAGCAttctcattgatggattttgcaaAAGTGGAGATGTTGCGAAGGGCTCTAATCTTCTTGAAGAAATGTTAAGCAATGAGATCACGCCGACGATGGTTAGTTTTAGTTCACTACTTCATGGTTTGTGCTTGAAAGGTGAGATGGGATGTGCATTAAGTCTCTTCAATCAACTGAGTGGCCAAGGCTATGCACATGACTTAATTTCCTATGGGATCCTCATTGATGGATATTGCCAACTTGGGGATTTGGATGGTGCTTCTAGGCTTTGGCAACAGATGATTCAAAGCAATTTTGTCCCAGATGCTCATAGTTACACGAGTATAATATTTGCTCACTGTAGAAATGGGTGCTTGAAAGAAGCATTAGAGCAATTTGAATTCATGCTTTACAGCGGTGTGATGCCTAGTGTTGTAACATGTACTCTGATAGTTGATTTATTTTGCAAGCAGCATAGAATGTTAGATGCTTTTGCTTTCCTTGACAAAATGAATGAATGGGGAATTGTTCCAAATATATTTATGTTCTCAGTCATCCTTAATGGACTATTCAAGGAAGGAAAATCAGTGTACACGTGGGGTGTTCTGGGATCAATGATAAAGAAAGGGATTGTTTGTGACGTAGTTATCTATTCCATACTTATTGATGGTCTAATTAAATCATCAAAGCTTGAGGAGGCACTGAAGCTGTTTGCAGGAATGTCAAAGGTGGGTTTGGTGCCAAATATCTTTGTATACACCATCATTATCAATGGGCTTTGCAAGATTGGTAGGCTACCTGAAGCATTGGGTTTGTTCGAAGAAATGATTATAAAGGGGTTTATTCCTGATAGGATTGTatatacatgcttgattgatggtTACTGTAGTCGCAAAGATATGAAGAAAGCTTCTGAGTTGTTCGACAAAATGGTGCACAGTGGTCTTGTGCCTGATGCTCATGCATACACCTGCCTCATTGATGGATATAGCAAGATTTTTATGATGGAAACTGCAATTGCTTTGCTAGATGATATGCTGAAAATGAATCTCTGTCCTACTGTAGTAACCTATAGTGTGATAATTAATGGATATCGTAAATTGGGTGATTGGGATAAAGCTTATGAGATATATAAGATAATGTTAAATCAAGGCATTTCTCCTGATTCAGTCATGAATTTGTCGGAGATTTCAAGTTTTAGCACTTGAATGGTTACTTGAGGAACTATATCTCATGTATCATTTTGAGATCCTGCAAACTGGTGGATAAAAACAATCGCTAATGCCTTCCAGTCAAAAAAAGATATCACTTATTGCCCCCATTCAAGGGAAGTTGATGCAGCTAATA contains:
- the LOC121996824 gene encoding pentatricopeptide repeat-containing protein At5g41170, mitochondrial-like is translated as MIPVQRAFLSRAIAARLFPSRTSLRFNSSILSLVEPPNYSSDDVDRDATDKLPDAKFRSCCPGVPRAGLFLLVSVVQRTLDWTTVREIRFAEAAGAYGFPHAVEAFSMLMGVFSSAGMQREIRLLLAGVLSFVRNVDCDLLVVLSAVVLHAGGSLSSLNVYGTAILLLAEDSMIEHALEVYFEAKRMGLPIGAPLSNLLLKVLVRSNNSEMAKDLFNHMKICGPKPNVYSYTIIMYMYTTQDILDINEASKILDEMEMEGVKPNVVTYDTYIRGLCRAGDVKSAKEFLQDLQSRDLPCNTNCYNALILGFCREGELEKALSVVQEMKERGPKPDVHSYSILIDGFCKSGDVAKGSNLLEEMLSNEITPTMVSFSSLLHGLCLKGEMGCALSLFNQLSGQGYAHDLISYGILIDGYCQLGDLDGASRLWQQMIQSNFVPDAHSYTSIIFAHCRNGCLKEALEQFEFMLYSGVMPSVVTCTLIVDLFCKQHRMLDAFAFLDKMNEWGIVPNIFMFSVILNGLFKEGKSVYTWGVLGSMIKKGIVCDVVIYSILIDGLIKSSKLEEALKLFAGMSKVGLVPNIFVYTIIINGLCKIGRLPEALGLFEEMIIKGFIPDRIVYTCLIDGYCSRKDMKKASELFDKMVHSGLVPDAHAYTCLIDGYSKIFMMETAIALLDDMLKMNLCPTVVTYSVIINGYRKLGDWDKAYEIYKIMLNQGISPDSVMNLSEISSFST